One genomic window of Devosia salina includes the following:
- a CDS encoding PLP-dependent cysteine synthase family protein yields the protein MKDSSTRTTQGRGKRFDSILETVGDTPTIRINNLGVPGITLYVKAEFFNPASSVKDRLALNIIEAAERSGALRPGQTVVEATSGNTGIGLAMVCAQKGYPLVVTMADSFSIERRKLMRMFGAKVVLTPRADKALGMYNKAVELAEANGWFLARQFETEANADIHEATTAREIINDFAGARLDYVVTGYGTGGTVTGLARVLRRERPETRIILCEPANAQLLGSGQPQERSPAGTPALSHPAFAPHPIQGWTPDFIPLVLQEAIDTKGYDELIPVAGADGMEWTRLLARKEGIFTGISGGSTFAVARQVAERAEPGSVILCMLPDTGERYMTTPLFEAIEAEMDVDEIALSLSTPGYQMATA from the coding sequence ATGAAGGACAGTTCGACCCGAACCACCCAGGGGCGCGGCAAGCGCTTTGATAGCATTCTTGAGACGGTGGGGGATACGCCCACCATCCGGATCAACAATCTGGGGGTGCCCGGCATCACCCTCTACGTGAAGGCCGAGTTCTTCAATCCGGCTTCATCGGTCAAGGACCGGTTGGCTCTCAATATCATCGAAGCGGCCGAGCGCAGCGGGGCACTCAGGCCGGGGCAGACGGTGGTCGAGGCGACCAGCGGCAATACCGGCATCGGGCTGGCCATGGTCTGCGCACAGAAGGGCTATCCGCTGGTGGTGACCATGGCGGACAGCTTTTCCATCGAACGTCGCAAGCTGATGCGCATGTTCGGCGCCAAGGTGGTGCTGACACCGCGCGCCGACAAGGCGCTGGGCATGTACAACAAGGCGGTCGAATTGGCAGAGGCCAATGGCTGGTTTTTGGCGCGCCAGTTCGAAACCGAGGCCAATGCAGATATCCACGAGGCCACCACGGCCCGCGAGATCATCAACGATTTTGCCGGCGCGCGTCTGGACTATGTGGTGACCGGCTATGGCACCGGTGGCACGGTGACGGGCCTGGCGCGCGTGCTGCGGCGCGAGCGACCGGAAACGCGCATCATCCTCTGCGAACCGGCCAATGCGCAATTGCTCGGCAGCGGCCAGCCGCAGGAGCGCAGCCCGGCAGGCACCCCCGCGCTCAGTCACCCAGCCTTTGCGCCGCACCCGATCCAGGGCTGGACGCCGGATTTCATTCCCCTGGTGCTGCAGGAGGCAATCGACACGAAGGGCTATGACGAGCTGATCCCTGTCGCTGGCGCCGATGGCATGGAGTGGACAAGGCTGCTGGCGCGCAAGGAGGGCATTTTCACCGGCATCTCGGGCGGCTCGACCTTCGCCGTTGCCCGCCAGGTGGCCGAGCGGGCCGAACCGGGCTCCGTCATCCTGTGCATGCTGCCCGACACCGGGGAGCGATATATGACGACCCCGCTGTTCGAGGCTATCGAAGCGGAGATGGATGTGGACGAAATCGCCCTCTCGCTATCGACGCCGGGCTATCAGATGGCGACTGCGTGA
- the ehuA gene encoding ectoine/hydroxyectoine ABC transporter ATP-binding protein EhuA: MTDDPIIKFDQVVKRFGDLTVLNKLDFEVKKGEKVSIIGPSGSGKSTVLRILMTLEGIEGGVVTVGGEPLWHEKAADGSLKPASEAHLRKMRTQLGMVFQQFNLFPHMTVLRNITEAPIKVLGLSKKEAKQRGEELLELVGLADQAHKYPHQLSGGQQQRVGIARALAMRPNILLFDEPTSALDPELVGEVLNVIGKLAEEHDLTMLLVTHEMRFAREISDRVCFFDRGKIREEGAPEELFTDPSEERTREFLKAVLD, translated from the coding sequence ATGACCGACGATCCGATCATCAAGTTCGACCAGGTGGTGAAGCGTTTCGGCGACCTGACGGTGCTCAACAAGCTCGATTTCGAGGTCAAGAAGGGCGAGAAGGTCTCGATCATCGGCCCCTCGGGCTCGGGCAAATCCACCGTGCTGCGCATCCTGATGACGCTCGAGGGCATCGAAGGTGGCGTGGTCACCGTGGGCGGCGAGCCGCTGTGGCACGAAAAGGCGGCCGATGGCAGCCTCAAGCCCGCCAGCGAGGCGCATCTGCGCAAGATGCGGACACAACTGGGCATGGTGTTCCAGCAGTTCAACCTGTTTCCGCACATGACGGTGTTGCGCAACATCACCGAGGCGCCCATCAAGGTGCTGGGGCTCTCGAAAAAGGAGGCCAAGCAGCGCGGCGAGGAATTGCTCGAGCTGGTGGGCCTGGCCGATCAGGCGCACAAATATCCGCACCAGCTTTCGGGCGGGCAGCAACAGCGCGTCGGCATTGCCCGGGCGCTCGCCATGCGCCCCAATATCCTGCTCTTTGACGAGCCGACCTCGGCGCTCGACCCCGAACTGGTCGGCGAAGTGCTCAACGTCATCGGCAAGCTGGCCGAAGAGCACGACCTCACCATGCTGCTGGTGACCCACGAAATGCGCTTCGCGCGCGAAATCTCGGACCGCGTGTGCTTTTTCGACCGCGGCAAGATCCGCGAGGAAGGCGCACCCGAAGAGCTGTTCACCGACCCGAGCGAAGAGCGGACAAGAGAGTTTTTGAAGGCAGTGCTGGATTGA
- the ehuD gene encoding ectoine/hydroxyectoine ABC transporter permease subunit EhuD, giving the protein MLFGYEWDLSSPLAFAVSILPILLTGMLVTIQATVVGFLVALVLGLVLAVLKAAPSRLIAWPARVVTEFIRDTPLLVQLFFLYYVLPEYGIVLPAFMTGALALGIQYSAYTSEVYRAGLEAVGTDQREAARALSFSPTHTFTHVVVPQAIPRIVPAMGNYLVSIMKDVPVLSVVTVLEMLNVAKIVGDRTFDYLVPLSMVGALYLIMTLVASSGVRLLDNWLPKQGIPLK; this is encoded by the coding sequence ATGCTATTCGGATATGAATGGGACCTTTCCAGTCCCCTCGCCTTCGCCGTTTCCATCCTGCCGATCCTGCTCACAGGCATGCTGGTGACCATCCAGGCGACCGTGGTCGGCTTCCTCGTTGCGCTGGTTTTGGGACTGGTGCTGGCGGTGCTCAAGGCCGCGCCGTCGCGCCTGATCGCCTGGCCGGCGCGGGTGGTGACCGAATTCATCCGCGACACGCCGCTCCTGGTGCAGTTGTTCTTCCTTTATTACGTGCTGCCCGAATACGGCATCGTCCTGCCCGCGTTCATGACCGGGGCCCTGGCCCTTGGCATCCAGTACAGCGCCTATACGTCCGAGGTCTATCGTGCCGGGCTCGAGGCCGTTGGCACCGACCAGCGCGAGGCGGCGCGGGCGCTCAGTTTCTCGCCGACCCACACCTTCACCCATGTGGTGGTGCCGCAGGCCATTCCGCGCATCGTGCCGGCCATGGGCAATTACCTCGTCTCGATCATGAAGGACGTGCCGGTGCTCTCGGTGGTGACGGTGCTCGAAATGCTCAACGTCGCCAAGATCGTGGGCGACCGGACCTTCGATTATCTCGTGCCGCTCTCCATGGTCGGCGCGCTCTATCTCATCATGACCTTGGTGGCCTCGAGCGGCGTGCGCCTGCTCGACAACTGGCTGCCCAAACAGGGGATTCCCTTGAAATGA
- the ehuC gene encoding ectoine/hydroxyectoine ABC transporter permease subunit EhuC, whose translation MHWTEYFPPLLQGAWVTVQLTVYSTILGAALAFIFGIGKLSTNWAIKGVSVAYIEVFRGTSLLVQLFWLYFALPLAGMAMGIDLRLPPVVAGVLALGLNIGAYGAEVVRGAIQSVHTDQHEAARALNFTPRQTLWNVTIPQAIPEMMPSFGNLAVQNLKDTALVSLISLGDLTFRAEQIRNFTQDSTTIYSMLLLTYFGMALVLTVIMRGLESYVSRWRTARS comes from the coding sequence ATGCATTGGACCGAATATTTCCCGCCCCTGCTGCAGGGCGCCTGGGTGACCGTTCAGCTCACGGTCTATTCGACGATTCTGGGGGCCGCGCTGGCCTTCATTTTCGGCATCGGCAAGCTGTCTACCAACTGGGCCATCAAGGGTGTTTCGGTCGCCTATATCGAGGTGTTTCGCGGAACGTCCCTGCTGGTGCAGCTGTTCTGGCTCTATTTCGCGCTGCCGCTGGCGGGCATGGCCATGGGCATCGATCTCAGGCTCCCGCCCGTGGTGGCAGGCGTGCTGGCGCTCGGGCTCAATATCGGCGCCTATGGAGCCGAAGTGGTGCGAGGGGCCATCCAGTCAGTCCACACGGACCAGCACGAAGCCGCACGCGCCCTCAATTTCACGCCCCGCCAGACGCTATGGAATGTCACCATTCCCCAGGCGATCCCGGAAATGATGCCGTCCTTCGGCAATCTGGCGGTGCAGAACCTCAAGGACACGGCGCTCGTGTCGCTGATCAGCCTGGGCGACCTCACCTTCCGGGCCGAGCAGATCCGCAATTTCACCCAGGACAGCACCACCATCTATTCCATGCTGCTGCTCACCTATTTCGGCATGGCGCTGGTGCTGACCGTCATCATGCGCGGGCTGGAAAGCTATGTAAGCCGCTGGCGCACGGCGAGGAGCTAG
- the ehuB gene encoding ectoine/hydroxyectoine ABC transporter substrate-binding protein EhuB, with the protein MTKFGKTAVMALSAIAASALASTAVSAATLQEIQDSGSIRIAVANEIPYGYVDPNGEAMGAGPDVAKAIMEKLGVENIEWVTTNFSSLIPGLQADRFDMVAAEMAILPDRCQQVLFSEPNSSYGEGLLVAAGNPKDIHAYSDFAENPDLKVAIMAGADQLEMMQKLGVDEANLVTIAANADAISTVSTGRADAYAATSLTASGLAGQNDGVEVAGEFTDPVIDGEEVRSWGGFTFASGNEELRDAVNEALAEFKATPEWSETLMGYGFTQADVDGSGHKTTEELCAAE; encoded by the coding sequence ATGACCAAATTCGGAAAAACCGCAGTCATGGCGCTGTCTGCCATCGCCGCTTCGGCTCTAGCCTCCACCGCTGTCAGCGCCGCGACGCTGCAGGAAATCCAGGATAGCGGCTCGATCCGCATCGCGGTCGCCAACGAGATCCCGTATGGCTATGTCGACCCCAATGGCGAGGCCATGGGCGCCGGCCCGGACGTGGCCAAGGCCATCATGGAAAAGCTGGGCGTCGAGAACATCGAGTGGGTGACCACCAATTTCTCGTCCCTGATCCCAGGCCTGCAGGCCGACCGTTTCGACATGGTTGCCGCCGAAATGGCGATCCTGCCCGATCGGTGCCAGCAGGTGCTCTTTTCCGAGCCCAACTCGTCCTATGGCGAAGGCCTTCTGGTTGCCGCCGGTAACCCCAAGGACATCCATGCCTATTCGGACTTCGCCGAAAATCCGGATCTCAAGGTGGCCATCATGGCGGGCGCCGACCAGCTCGAAATGATGCAGAAGCTGGGCGTTGACGAAGCCAATCTCGTGACCATCGCGGCTAATGCCGACGCCATTTCGACCGTGTCGACCGGCCGGGCGGACGCCTATGCCGCCACCAGCCTCACCGCCAGCGGCCTTGCCGGGCAGAATGACGGCGTGGAAGTGGCCGGCGAATTCACCGACCCGGTGATCGATGGCGAGGAAGTGCGCAGCTGGGGCGGGTTCACCTTTGCCTCGGGCAACGAAGAACTGCGCGACGCCGTGAACGAGGCCCTGGCCGAGTTCAAGGCCACCCCGGAATGGTCCGAGACGCTCATGGGCTACGGCTTTACCCAGGCCGACGTCGATGGCTCCGGTCACAAGACCACCGAAGAGCTCTGTGCGGCCGAGTAA
- a CDS encoding aspartate kinase — MTIESPRHTVEKIGGTSMSRTEELLDTVLIGDRKGADLYYRIFVVSAYAGMTDELLEHKKSGKPGVYALFASAESGWGWGDALSTVADKMFAHNARIFADEGARQSANRFARERIEGVRSCLIDLQRLCSFGHFQLGQHLLTVREMLASLGEAHSAFNTALLLNLNGVRARMIDLTGWRDEGQYTLDEAIARALADVNLASELPIVTGYAQCSEALMGTYDRGYSEVTLSRLTVVTGAREAIIHKEFHLSSADPRLVSPETVRVIGETNYDVADQLSNMGMEAIHPRAAKSLRQAGIPLRVKNAFEPEHPGTVIRSDLDAQAPQVEIVTGLRQVYAFEFYDQDMVGVKGYDAEILEALKRHKVWIIAKTSNANTITHYLKGSMKAIKRVEADLSAAFPSADISLRKIALVSAIGRNLGAARVLTQAMRALSEAGIEPLGVHDLLRKVDLQVIVEPDQFEATIAALHKGLIEDWDVAPQQKLHAAA; from the coding sequence ATGACTATCGAAAGCCCGCGCCATACCGTCGAAAAGATCGGCGGCACGTCCATGTCCCGCACGGAAGAACTGCTCGACACAGTGCTGATCGGCGACCGCAAGGGAGCCGATCTCTACTACCGCATCTTCGTGGTTTCGGCCTATGCCGGCATGACCGACGAGCTGCTCGAGCACAAGAAATCCGGCAAGCCCGGCGTCTATGCACTGTTCGCAAGCGCCGAGAGCGGCTGGGGCTGGGGCGATGCGCTCAGCACCGTGGCCGACAAGATGTTCGCCCACAATGCGCGCATCTTCGCCGACGAGGGCGCGCGCCAGTCGGCCAACCGGTTCGCGCGCGAGCGGATCGAAGGGGTGCGCTCCTGCCTGATCGACCTGCAGCGGCTCTGCTCATTCGGCCATTTCCAGCTCGGGCAGCACCTTCTTACAGTGCGCGAAATGCTGGCCTCGCTGGGCGAAGCGCATTCGGCGTTCAACACCGCCCTGCTGCTCAATCTCAACGGCGTCCGCGCCCGGATGATCGACCTCACCGGGTGGCGCGACGAGGGCCAATACACTCTCGACGAAGCCATAGCGCGGGCTCTTGCCGATGTGAACCTGGCCTCTGAGCTACCAATCGTGACCGGCTACGCGCAGTGCAGCGAAGCGCTGATGGGCACCTATGACAGGGGCTATTCGGAGGTGACACTATCGCGCCTGACCGTGGTTACAGGAGCGCGCGAAGCGATCATCCACAAGGAGTTCCACCTCTCGAGCGCCGATCCGCGGCTGGTGTCGCCCGAGACTGTGCGTGTCATTGGCGAGACCAATTACGACGTGGCCGACCAGCTCTCGAACATGGGGATGGAAGCCATTCACCCGCGGGCCGCCAAGAGTCTGCGCCAAGCGGGCATACCGCTCCGGGTCAAGAATGCCTTCGAACCGGAACACCCCGGAACCGTCATTCGGTCGGACCTTGATGCGCAGGCGCCACAGGTGGAGATCGTGACCGGGCTCAGGCAGGTCTATGCCTTCGAATTCTACGACCAGGACATGGTCGGCGTGAAAGGCTATGACGCCGAAATCCTCGAAGCGCTCAAGCGCCACAAGGTCTGGATCATCGCCAAGACCTCCAATGCCAATACCATCACCCACTACCTCAAGGGTTCGATGAAGGCGATCAAGCGGGTCGAGGCGGACCTGTCGGCCGCCTTCCCCAGTGCCGATATCTCCCTGCGCAAGATTGCGCTGGTCTCGGCCATTGGCCGCAATCTGGGTGCTGCCCGGGTGCTGACCCAAGCCATGCGCGCCCTCTCGGAGGCCGGCATCGAGCCGCTCGGCGTGCACGACCTGCTGCGCAAGGTGGACCTGCAGGTCATCGTCGAGCCCGACCAGTTCGAAGCCACCATCGCGGCCCTGCACAAGGGCCTGATCGAAGACTGGGACGTCGCGCCGCAACAAAAATTGCACGCGGCAGCCTGA
- the thpD gene encoding ectoine hydroxylase, with the protein MTQSAFDTANHDDYPTRLPAEKWQERKDPVVWGKWTPEAPLTRAQTESFEKNGFLILKDVFSPAEVAALQKESAHMRSGEAGIAEDNVITEPGSDEVRTVFRLDEENALFARLASDRRIAGAVSFLLDDDVYLHQSRLNYKPGFTGKEFYWHSDFETWHAEDGMPRMRAISASILLTDNDALNGPLMLMPGTHKNFVACAGETPEDNHKTSLKKQEIGVPSHDALTKMAKEHGIEYAAGKAGTVVLFDCNTMHGSNGNITPFPRSNAFFVYNAWSNRVVAPFAAKNPRPAFLSSRNPKAPLAIEAGKIG; encoded by the coding sequence ATGACCCAGTCAGCTTTCGACACCGCCAATCACGACGACTACCCCACGCGCCTGCCCGCGGAAAAGTGGCAGGAGCGCAAGGACCCCGTGGTCTGGGGCAAGTGGACCCCCGAAGCGCCGCTGACGCGCGCGCAGACCGAAAGTTTTGAGAAGAACGGCTTCCTGATCCTCAAGGACGTGTTCTCGCCGGCAGAGGTCGCCGCGCTGCAGAAGGAGTCCGCCCATATGCGTTCGGGCGAAGCCGGAATCGCCGAGGACAACGTGATCACCGAGCCCGGTTCGGACGAGGTGCGCACTGTGTTCCGCCTCGACGAGGAGAATGCCCTCTTCGCGCGCCTCGCCAGCGACCGCCGCATTGCCGGCGCCGTCAGCTTCCTGCTCGATGACGATGTCTATCTCCATCAGTCGCGCCTCAACTACAAGCCGGGCTTCACCGGCAAGGAGTTCTACTGGCACTCCGATTTCGAGACCTGGCACGCCGAGGACGGCATGCCGCGCATGCGCGCCATTTCGGCCTCGATCCTCCTGACGGACAATGACGCGCTCAATGGTCCGCTGATGCTGATGCCGGGCACGCACAAGAATTTCGTCGCCTGTGCCGGCGAGACGCCCGAGGACAACCACAAGACCTCGCTCAAGAAGCAGGAAATCGGCGTGCCCTCGCATGACGCCCTGACCAAGATGGCCAAGGAACACGGCATCGAATACGCCGCTGGCAAGGCTGGCACCGTGGTGCTGTTTGACTGCAACACCATGCATGGCTCGAACGGCAATATCACGCCCTTCCCGCGCTCGAACGCCTTCTTCGTCTACAATGCCTGGTCCAACCGGGTGGTGGCGCCTTTCGCCGCGAAGAACCCGCGTCCAGCTTTCCTCAGCTCGCGCAACCCCAAGGCGCCGCTCGCCATCGAGGCCGGCAAGATCGGCTGA
- a CDS encoding ectoine synthase, with the protein MIVRDLESARMGDRLVHSNGWDSTRLLLAGDEMGFSFHITRIHAGTSHVFHYKHHFESVYCISGEGSIEELDTGKVHQIRPGVMYALNLNDKHRLSAKSEMVMACCFNPPVTGQEVHREDGSYAPISEDA; encoded by the coding sequence ATGATCGTACGCGACCTCGAATCCGCCCGCATGGGCGACCGTCTCGTCCATTCCAATGGCTGGGACAGCACCCGCCTGCTGCTGGCCGGCGACGAGATGGGCTTCTCATTCCACATCACCCGCATCCATGCGGGCACCAGCCACGTGTTCCACTACAAGCATCACTTCGAGAGCGTCTACTGCATCTCGGGTGAGGGCTCGATCGAGGAGCTGGACACCGGCAAGGTGCACCAGATCCGGCCGGGCGTGATGTATGCGCTCAACCTCAATGACAAGCATCGCCTCTCCGCCAAGAGCGAGATGGTGATGGCGTGCTGCTTCAATCCGCCGGTGACCGGCCAGGAAGTGCACCGCGAGGACGGCTCCTACGCCCCGATTTCCGAAGACGCCTGA
- the ectB gene encoding diaminobutyrate--2-oxoglutarate transaminase: MATTATITPMTTFERVESRVRSYSRSFPKMFDRALGATIYGTDGKAYTDFLAGCSTLNYGHNDPDLKAALIEYLGNDGIAHGLDMFTDAKEQFLSAFERLILRPRGMNHHVQFTGPTGANAVEAAMKLARKVTGRTNIISFTNGFHGVTLGALAATGNGKHRGGAATPLSGVTRAAYDGYHGPDINTADLLDRQLSDPSSGIDAPAAIIVETVQGEGGLNAASPEWLRQIQAIAKKHGALFIIDDIQAGCGRTGGFFSFDGMGLSPDIVTMAKSLSGMGLPLAVALIRPEHDIWKPAEHNGTFRGNNHAFVTATAALEKFWSDDRFITEVNEKARYLGERLGAIAEEHGLSVKGRGMMVGIDAGSGENAAAICKACFAKGLIIETSGSFDEVVKVLCPLTISLDQLTAGIDIMESAFDAILGSRRAAAE; encoded by the coding sequence ATGGCCACGACTGCAACGATCACGCCCATGACCACCTTCGAGCGCGTCGAAAGCCGCGTGCGCTCCTATTCACGCAGTTTTCCCAAGATGTTCGACCGGGCGCTGGGCGCCACCATCTATGGCACCGACGGCAAGGCCTATACGGACTTCCTGGCGGGCTGCTCGACCCTCAATTACGGGCACAACGACCCGGACCTGAAGGCCGCACTCATCGAATATCTCGGCAATGACGGCATTGCGCATGGCCTGGACATGTTCACCGATGCCAAGGAGCAATTCCTGTCGGCGTTCGAGCGGTTGATCCTGCGCCCGCGCGGCATGAACCACCATGTGCAGTTTACCGGCCCGACCGGCGCCAATGCGGTGGAGGCGGCGATGAAGCTGGCCCGCAAGGTGACAGGCCGCACCAACATCATCTCCTTCACCAATGGCTTCCATGGCGTGACGCTCGGCGCCCTGGCGGCCACCGGCAATGGCAAGCATCGCGGCGGCGCGGCGACCCCGCTCTCCGGTGTCACGCGGGCCGCCTATGACGGCTATCACGGCCCCGACATCAATACGGCGGACCTGCTCGATCGGCAGCTTTCCGACCCCTCGAGCGGCATCGACGCCCCGGCAGCGATCATCGTCGAGACCGTGCAGGGCGAAGGCGGGCTCAACGCCGCGTCGCCGGAATGGCTGCGCCAGATCCAGGCGATTGCCAAGAAGCACGGGGCCCTGTTCATCATCGACGATATTCAGGCCGGTTGCGGCCGCACCGGCGGCTTCTTCTCCTTCGACGGCATGGGCCTGTCGCCCGACATCGTCACCATGGCGAAGTCGCTCTCCGGCATGGGCCTGCCGCTGGCGGTAGCCCTGATCAGGCCCGAGCATGACATCTGGAAGCCGGCCGAGCATAACGGCACCTTCCGCGGCAACAACCATGCCTTCGTGACCGCCACCGCGGCGCTGGAGAAATTCTGGAGCGACGACCGCTTCATCACCGAGGTCAATGAAAAGGCCCGCTATCTCGGCGAGCGCCTGGGCGCCATTGCCGAGGAGCACGGGCTTTCGGTCAAGGGCCGCGGCATGATGGTGGGGATCGACGCCGGTTCGGGCGAAAACGCCGCTGCCATCTGCAAGGCCTGCTTTGCCAAGGGCCTCATCATCGAAACTTCGGGCAGCTTTGACGAAGTGGTCAAGGTCTTGTGCCCGCTCACCATTTCCCTCGACCAGCTGACTGCAGGCATCGACATCATGGAAAGCGCCTTTGACGCGATCCTGGGCTCGCGCCGTGCGGCGGCCGAATAA
- the ectA gene encoding diaminobutyrate acetyltransferase, translating into MIYGNSALFDASALHRQSARGPAATIRTPRSTDGAKVWSLIGATDALDDNSLYCNLLQTTHFASTCAIAEQDGKVAGWLSGYIPPDQPDTYFVWQVCVSEAARGQGLGRRLIGDVLARPACRSVTTLQCTITHDNEPSWGLFGGIARKLDAQMHQVEMFDRHAHFEDRHDSEYAVSIGPFSPEKVVALTSA; encoded by the coding sequence ATGATTTACGGCAACTCAGCGCTATTCGACGCCAGCGCCCTGCACCGGCAGTCCGCAAGAGGCCCTGCGGCGACCATCCGGACGCCGCGCAGCACCGATGGTGCAAAGGTCTGGTCGCTCATCGGGGCCACCGACGCACTCGATGACAATTCGCTCTACTGCAACCTGCTGCAGACAACGCATTTTGCCTCGACCTGCGCAATTGCGGAGCAGGACGGCAAGGTTGCCGGCTGGCTTTCGGGCTATATCCCACCCGACCAGCCCGACACCTATTTCGTCTGGCAGGTCTGCGTCAGCGAGGCGGCGCGCGGCCAAGGGCTGGGGCGGCGACTGATCGGAGATGTGCTGGCGCGCCCGGCCTGCCGATCGGTGACGACGCTGCAATGCACCATCACCCATGACAACGAGCCGAGCTGGGGCCTCTTCGGGGGTATCGCCCGGAAGCTCGATGCCCAGATGCACCAGGTCGAGATGTTCGACCGGCACGCCCATTTCGAGGACCGGCACGACAGCGAATACGCCGTCAGCATCGGTCCGTTCAGCCCGGAAAAGGTCGTGGCGCTCACGAGCGCCTGA
- a CDS encoding MarR family winged helix-turn-helix transcriptional regulator, whose translation MEDRTKLALTAMRKILRATEANSKKLMQETGLTPSQLIFLQILDSEQETTAGHVASRMGITQATTTALLQKLENAGMIQRRRGEKDRRQVWLSLTEMGRKVLAIAPDGVHAQFHQQFSALKDWEQIMLVTALERVADMLDSGHLDAAAVIDHVAELAADVPSRDE comes from the coding sequence TTGGAAGATCGGACCAAGCTGGCCCTGACCGCCATGCGCAAGATTCTGCGCGCGACCGAGGCGAATTCAAAGAAGCTGATGCAGGAAACGGGCCTCACGCCCTCCCAGCTCATCTTTTTGCAGATCCTGGACAGTGAGCAGGAGACGACCGCCGGCCACGTTGCCAGCCGCATGGGCATCACCCAGGCGACCACCACGGCGCTGCTGCAAAAGCTCGAAAATGCCGGCATGATCCAGCGCCGGCGCGGCGAGAAGGACCGCCGGCAGGTCTGGCTGTCACTCACCGAAATGGGCCGCAAGGTCCTGGCTATCGCGCCCGACGGGGTGCATGCCCAGTTTCACCAGCAATTCTCTGCCCTCAAGGATTGGGAACAGATCATGCTGGTCACTGCGCTCGAGCGCGTCGCGGACATGCTTGACAGTGGGCACCTCGACGCAGCGGCCGTGATCGACCACGTCGCCGAACTGGCCGCCGACGTGCCCTCGCGGGACGAATAG